CCATCACCCACCCAAAGGAAGATAAAGGATGGTGTATCAGCTATTGCCTATATACACAGTACATTTCTGGTTAGTAAAGAACAATATCTCTGATATCCATAAACTATGTAGAGAGAGTTTTCGCGGTTGCTAATATATAAGAACCAGCAACACTAGAGATGTTAGCATTAGATCATCAACTGCAAGACAATCTAActgctatttttttttttttgggggggggggtggggGGAGCAGTAATAGGTAACAACAAAATCATTTGATTACCTCAATCTTTAGATTCATGATCTCTTCAAATGTCCAGTATTCAATATGGTCAGCAACTCCAGGAGCCCGGTGAACATATTCTTCCCAAGGGGGATCTATAAGAATAACATCGAACTTTGTCCCAAAGAAATCCGGAGACAATTCAAATTCACGGAGGTCACACTTCATATACATGGGAGGAGAAGCAGATTTAGCTACAATCTCATCCTTTTTCTGTATAAGCTCCCTTAGCTTTGGATAGTCCTCCACAACATTGGTAAGCTCTAGCTCCCTGATGAAGTTCTGCGGTCGCATACCAgtatcaacaaagttttgagaataATCATTTTGTTCTCCTCTGGAAGGTGCTTTACCAGGAGGACCCCCAGTTCTAGGAGGAATCCAACCCCCAGATGTTCTTTCAGGCGGTGTTCCTCGTGCCATTGGCCCTGCCCCATTAAAGTTAGACAATGAAACATTTGAAGGTCCTCTTCCAGGACCTGACTGATTAAAGTCCATACCAGGGTTTGGCAGACCTCCCATATTTGGAGGAAACCTGGGGCCAGGAGGGACAGGAGAGAGACCAGGTGGAACACCAAGCATATTCATATCAACAGCTCGAGGTCCAGGCCAGACCACAGGTGGGGAAAACGGTGGAATGAAGACACCTGGAGATATTGGAGGGCCAGGAGCAGGTGACATACTAGGGTTAATTTGTTGCATGGGTCCAGGTGGTGGCATCCCGAGATGAGCAAAAGGAGATCCCATCATAGGCATTGGGAGGCCCATCTGTTGATTGTCCCTCCCTGAAGGCCTCCCCCTTCCTCCTCTGCCCATCCTACTCCCTTTCATACCTTGAGGAGGAACACGGCCAAAACTCCCTACATCTTGGTTCCCATAAggtggttgagatccagcactaGAATTTTGGCCAACAAAGCCCCGCCCAGATGCAGTAAGTTTCTGGCCTCTCCCTTTCCCTCCGCTGTAATCAAGCTCATCATTTGGTACATTTGGATCTCGTGTTGAGTTACTTTGCTCAGTATATTTGTCCCTTGAATCTTCATCCAAGGGTCCAGAACCATACGCATCACTCCTCCTTCCTCTATTTTCTAGCAAATATGCCCACTCTTCCTCATTTGGGGTTGACTTCATGTCAGACTGCTGACCACTTTCAGTTCTCCGGGGAAAGTTGGATCCAGACTCTGCCCTTAAATAATCAAGAGGCTTGGTTTGGATCTCTATGACATCATAATTATAATTTGAGATTCCAAAATTTGATGATGTCTTGACAGCTTCACCTCGGTTTCCATCTTTTCTATTGCCTGGCCGACCATGAGGCCTTTCATTTTCATTCCTCTCCCGGCCATGCCTTGGCAAATCCCATTCCCTAACACGGTCATATGCACTGTCCCCATCTTTGGACTCTTTCTCATTATTACTCAATTGCCTCCTTTTCCAGTTTTCCTTTGAACCTTCTCGATCCCTAGTCCTGTCGCTCCAATTATCACCCCTGCTTTTGGATCTGTCATCCCTTTCGATTTCTTTTGTTTTGCGTTCTGAGCTTCTTTCAAAATCCATCTCAGTGGGATCTGAGTCTTGATAACGCCTACTACTTCTCTCAGGGGTCCTAGACCTGTTTGTTTGCCCTACTTCTCTTGAACTTTTATCCCTTGTCCATGTTATTCCATCATCATCGACATTGGATGATGCCCTTTCTCGACTATCAACATCTCGACCAGAGGGAGTTCTCTGCTGTCTGTGCTTCTCAATTTTCTCCCTACCTGATCTGTCTTCACGAGTCAATGGACTAGACCTATTGTCTTCTTCTAAGGCATCTGACCGACCTTTGCTCTTACTCTTCTCAGCATCAACTCTTCTCTCTTCCCTGCTGCTGGATTTGGCACCCTTCTCATTGTTTGAATCAGCAGCAATGCTTTTACTCTCACTAGGCTCATTTCTAGCAGAAGCACTATTCTCTCTAGCACTGTCATACTTCAGATCGGAAGCTTTCCCACTGATCAAATCAGGCTTTTCATAAGTATTTTCTTCGGCTTTCCTAGAAGCATCTGATTCATCCCATCTTCTTCTGGAGTTCCTTGATAATTCAGAAGAGCTATGACCCTTATCACGGCTGCTTTCCCTCCTTTCTGAATACCTAGAATCTCTATCGAGTGACTTCTCTAGTTCTCCATCATGGGACCTTTCTTCTTTGCTTTTACTTAGTTTAGAGGCCACCTTCTTTCTGTCAGTCTCATCGGCCCAAGCATGTCCTTTACCACCGGATTTCTCAGTACCATCTTGTCTGCTTTCAATTTCTCCGTCCTGGTACCAACTACTCAATTTCTCCAAGGAACTTTCCTCTTGTTTTCTCCTGATCTGCTTGGGACGGGACGATTTAGGGGTATCGCAATCATCTTCATCAGTATCAGCTCTAGTGGAAGCACTTGACCTTTTACGGCTCTCACTTCTATCCCCAGAACTCCTCCTCCTTCCACTACTACCGCTTTCAACTCCCTCACCTTCTTCGACATTGCTACTCTTTCTAGACTTACTACACTTATGCTTCCTCTTACTATCAATTGCCTCACATTCCTCTTCATCCCCAACTGCCCTATCACTTTTCAAGTCTGAACTATCCTCTCTATCACGTCGTACATGACTACGACTGCTACGCTCAGGAGAATCCATTGAAACggagatttatttatttactttcccCTAGAAAAATGTCGAATCCACTATAAGTAGTGCCTGACGAGATAGATAGGAATTACATAAATTCAACAACGATTTCGGTCCTAAGATTTCAAATTGGCAAAATAAAGAAGGCAAAGAGAGGATTTAAAGGTGAAATTACCTGTACACTTACAAAAGGCATACGAGACCCGTAGCAATTGAGAAATTCAGAAGAAACTgaagcaaaaataataataaaaggagaGCGCCTACTTCTATTTAGGGTTTCAGATACAGGGATTGTTTGTTTTTGGAAGAAACTTGGGGGGAGggaataaattaaacaaaatgaGAGAAAGAAGCAGTTGAAGGGGATGAGGAACTGAGCTTAGACGCCGGCGATTGAAGGCGGCGATATAGGAATAGGGTTTTAACAATATGAGAATGCGGCGGCCGATTCAATCGAAGAAACTGGAGGGAGTGGTGTTTTTCTTATAACGAGCAATTG
The Gossypium hirsutum isolate 1008001.06 chromosome A07, Gossypium_hirsutum_v2.1, whole genome shotgun sequence genome window above contains:
- the LOC107899376 gene encoding N6-adenosine-methyltransferase non-catalytic subunit MTB produces the protein MDSPERSSRSHVRRDREDSSDLKSDRAVGDEEECEAIDSKRKHKCSKSRKSSNVEEGEGVESGSSGRRRSSGDRSESRKRSSASTRADTDEDDCDTPKSSRPKQIRRKQEESSLEKLSSWYQDGEIESRQDGTEKSGGKGHAWADETDRKKVASKLSKSKEERSHDGELEKSLDRDSRYSERRESSRDKGHSSSELSRNSRRRWDESDASRKAEENTYEKPDLISGKASDLKYDSARENSASARNEPSESKSIAADSNNEKGAKSSSREERRVDAEKSKSKGRSDALEEDNRSSPLTREDRSGREKIEKHRQQRTPSGRDVDSRERASSNVDDDGITWTRDKSSREVGQTNRSRTPERSSRRYQDSDPTEMDFERSSERKTKEIERDDRSKSRGDNWSDRTRDREGSKENWKRRQLSNNEKESKDGDSAYDRVREWDLPRHGRERNENERPHGRPGNRKDGNRGEAVKTSSNFGISNYNYDVIEIQTKPLDYLRAESGSNFPRRTESGQQSDMKSTPNEEEWAYLLENRGRRSDAYGSGPLDEDSRDKYTEQSNSTRDPNVPNDELDYSGGKGRGQKLTASGRGFVGQNSSAGSQPPYGNQDVGSFGRVPPQGMKGSRMGRGGRGRPSGRDNQQMGLPMPMMGSPFAHLGMPPPGPMQQINPSMSPAPGPPISPGVFIPPFSPPVVWPGPRAVDMNMLGVPPGLSPVPPGPRFPPNMGGLPNPGMDFNQSGPGRGPSNVSLSNFNGAGPMARGTPPERTSGGWIPPRTGGPPGKAPSRGEQNDYSQNFVDTGMRPQNFIRELELTNVVEDYPKLRELIQKKDEIVAKSASPPMYMKCDLREFELSPDFFGTKFDVILIDPPWEEYVHRAPGVADHIEYWTFEEIMNLKIEAIADTPSFIFLWVGDGVGLEQGRQCLKKWGFRRCEDICWVKTNKTNATPGLRHDSHSIFQHSKEHCLMGIKGTVRRSTDGHIIHANIDTDVIIAEEPSYGSTQKPEDMYRIIEHFALGRRRLELFGEDHNIRSGWLTVGKGLSSSNFNAEAYVRNFADKDGKVWQGGGGRNPPPDAPHLVKTTSDIEALRPKSPVKNQQQMQQQQSTSISLTSNSANRRPAGNSPQNPTVLGLNQEGSSSNPSTPAAWASPMEAFRGREGMNMSSDDRMFDIYGYGSQANGEYLDFESHRPMNLM